A region of the Legionella sp. PATHC035 genome:
ATTCTTTTTTTAATGATTTACTAATGAAGCAACGTTTTTTAACTCAACCTAATGCGCCTTTTAAATGGGATGAGATGATTGCTAAAAAAGAAAATATAAAAAAAATAAAGCGCGATAAAGACGGCAATGTCCTCTGTGATTACATTGAATCTCGGTTCGCTCATGCTCATGCCAAACTCATTAATGCTAAATTAAGGGAAAGAATTGCAAGCGCAAATGATATGGACCATTTAGACGTTCGAAACATCTTAGCCTATTTCATTAGCGAGGATATAAGTAAGCACTCATCTCCGAGCTCCCAAATTAATTCTTTTCGCCGATGGGTAGATACAGCGCTTATCTTGAGGAAAATGCATAATTATGAAGGATATTTTTTGGTGCGTGACACTTTAATCGAAATGGATAGAGAGAATCAATTAACTGAAAATAAAATGTTTAAATCCTATCTTAAAAAGTACCACCAATTAGTACAAATCGATGCCACACTGATTGATGAGCAGTTAAGAGCTGATTACAGCAGAATCTCATTAAACAGTTTTGCAAACCCAGACGGTTTTGCTAAGAGAGTGAAAGCGAGCCCTGAGCTTAAAACATTTTTTGAGGGTAGGGAGTACATAGAGTCCTGTATTAAAAGAGAGATAAATGAAGCTGAGGAAGACACTCAAATTAAGCGTTTTTGTCACTGGATTGACATAGCGATTAGTCTAAGAAAAAAACATAATTATGAGGGATATTTTTTAGTGATTAGCAATTTACAATTGCACGATAAGATCATTCAAGGCGACTTTCCCAGGTCTTATCTCAAAAAGTACAACCAACTTCTTGAGCATGCTAGTCCTTTCGGCAATTTTGCAACCCTCAGAAAAATATGGGATGAAGATAATTCCCCTAATAAATTAAGAGCTACATTTTACTGGTCCAAAGAGTTAGCTAATCTTAA
Encoded here:
- a CDS encoding RasGEF domain-containing protein encodes the protein MSKIIATPKNSFFNDLLMKQRFLTQPNAPFKWDEMIAKKENIKKIKRDKDGNVLCDYIESRFAHAHAKLINAKLRERIASANDMDHLDVRNILAYFISEDISKHSSPSSQINSFRRWVDTALILRKMHNYEGYFLVRDTLIEMDRENQLTENKMFKSYLKKYHQLVQIDATLIDEQLRADYSRISLNSFANPDGFAKRVKASPELKTFFEGREYIESCIKREINEAEEDTQIKRFCHWIDIAISLRKKHNYEGYFLVISNLQLHDKIIQGDFPRSYLKKYNQLLEHASPFGNFATLRKIWDEDNSPNKLRATFYWSKELANLNEKMDQQEDNREVLATMHQEKNRKLALINKEQQSFADRAGSYSTSIPKHLKSKYATIQEQYKNRKEKGNVPHP